From Pedobacter aquae:
AGTGGTATTTATTTTATCACCATAATGATTATTCTCCAAGTTTCGATAAATTAAGATCTACAAGGATAGACAGCTTATTTTTTAATAGCGATGGTACGATACAAAAAGTAATTCCTACTCTAAGAGGAGTGGGTCTAACCAAAGCAACGGATAGTATACACATAGATAGGTATAGCGATATCAGTAAACTAAAAACTGAAGTTTTGTTTTTAGATACAACTAAGAAATTTGAGGGCTGGAAAACCGTTTTTAATGGGCAAAATACATGGATAAAATATAACAGCGTTGATTTTGGCACTTCAAAACCTAAAAGTATTTTAATAAACTATAGGGCGAGTAAGGGTGGGATAATTGAGATAAAAGATGATAGAAACAATATCATTAGCACCATAATCTTAAAAGAAGGCAGCAGTTGGAACGTTATTGAAAAGCCTTTAAAAACTGCAACAATTGGCATTCAGAACTTAATAATTACCAGTAAAAATAATGCTAAGGTTGAGTTAGATTGGATAAGTTTTAGGTAGAATAATATAACAATAGCTGATTTAATAATAGATAGAAACAGCAATTATAAGCTTATAAATACTATTTAAATTAACATGTGTTCTATTATTTTGATTATTAGAAAGCCTTTGGAAGATAAATTTTATCGTTTTTTGAACATAAGGAATCAAAAAAATATTTCCCTCCTTTAAGCTAATAATTGGTTATAAAAGGCAGAAACCTCTCAAGTTTCTGCCTTTAATTAGATTGAAAATGTGTTTGATTTATGTTAATGAGAAAGAGATTAATCCTTATTTCAAAAGAAAAGAATTTTGATTATTCAACTTGTAATCTAATACCTTGGAGCGAAAGCATTTTTTCGGCATAACGAGCACCCAATTTTCTATAACCTGCGGCACTAAAGTGTAAATGATCACTTACAGCTTCACAATCTTTAGAAGATATAATATGTGCATTTTTGATGGTTTGTGGTAGTGTATTGATAATAGGATTCATACTTGCGCAAGCGCCACCTTGCTCTGCACTTACCAGTTCACCAGCTAATAAAGGAGTAGTGCTTTCTTCAAGTTTTAAATCTTTCAATAAGTTATTATAAACCAATTTCACTTTTTTAGTCCATAAGGTATCTCCCGTATTTGATTCTCCTTGATGCATTAAAATACCTTTAATTACCCCACTTTTTTGAGCAATTTTAGCCATATCAACTAATTTTTGGTAAGGATTTCCATCATACTCCTTAACCATATTTTGAAGCCAATTAGGAGATGTACTTACGTAACTTTCAAAATTATCTTTGTTAAAAAGCTCTATTTTACAACCACCAACTGAGACGTTAATAATGCCAACTTTAACATTTTTAGGTAAGTTAGCAACCAATGTGCGTCCAAAATAATCGGCAGGGCTTAAGCCCGTATGGCATCTTGTTAATGGAGGTTTAGCAGTATACCAGTTTCCAATAGTTCTATTTAAATTGGGGCAATTAATAGTCTCCATCACTTTAAAACGTTCGTTAACGTTTACCGTATCTTGAGCTTCAAATTTTGCATGACCTTCCATATTTGATTGTCCAAAACATAAATAAATATGAAAGTTTTTGTCTTGCGCAAAAGCTTTCGTTATTAAAAGAACAGATAAGAATATAATACTTATAATTTTAAATTGCATAGCTTGTTTTAATAATTTAGCAAGATTGTAGGGTTTAATACTTAAAAATTAATAACTGCATTGTAGGCCTTTTTTGGCTTAAGCTCTTTATCAAATAGTAATGGATAGTTTTTTCTACCTCTACCATCTAACCAGCTATATTTATCAGATAAGTTCCAAAAAGTAACGCCAGTTATATTTTTCTTATACTTTCTAAAAACCTCAAAAATCATCTGATATTTTTCTAGTTGCTGTTGTTCCATTTCCGGTGTAAAAACAGCTTCTTCAATTTTTCTACTACCATTTGATAATTGTCCACCTTGTCTGCCTGCATAAACAGAAACATCTAACTCAGTAAACTGGATTTGTAGGCCTAATGACGAAAACATTTCAATAGATTTTTCTAATTCTTCACGAGTAGGGGAATTTATAGACCAATGTGCTTGCAAGCCTACACCATGAATAGGAACACCTTTAGCTAAAAGACTTTTTAACATGGTATAAATTTTCTCTCTTTTAGCTGGAATCTCAGTATTATAGTCGTTATAAAACAAAACTGCTTTTGGATCTGCTTTATGGGCGTATTCGAAAGATTTTGCAATAAAATCTTCTCCAGCAATTTCGTAAAGTTTAGATTTTCTGTAAGTATTTTGACCATCGTCTATTGCCTCATTAACCACATCATAAGCGTAAATTTTACCTTTATATCTGGTTACAACGCTATCAATATGGTTTTCTAATCGTTTTAAAAGCACATCTTTAGAAACCGTTTTACCTTCTTGGTCTACATATAACCAACGAGGAGTTTGTGCATGCCAGCAAAGGGCATGGCCTCTTACCTTAAGCTTATTCTTTTGAGCAAAATCAACAATTTCATCAGCATCTTTCCAATAGAATTTGTTTTCTATTGGATGAATAGGGCCCATCTTCATAACGTTTTCGGCAGTAATACTGTTAAATTGAGACAAAATGAGTTTGGCTTCTTCTCCTTTAAAATCCTGAGGACGTACCGCTACGCCAATGGGAAAATATTTTTGTAGTAATCTTTAAGTCCTTTTTTATGATCAGGCCTTTTAAAACTTTGTAATGTTAGAGTAGTGCTTAAAACTGTAATTGATATTATGGAAATAATAAGGATAGATTTTTTTTTCATGTTACTTGAAAGTTATTTTAACAGAGAATTTATATAGCCTAGTTTCGGATAAAATTGAAATGGCAATATCTCTAAACATATTTCAAATGAATGCTTCATTTCGCTAAAACAGCAAATACAAATGTTTAGCTGCCATCAATAAAATCCTGTTTAAATGCATAATTTCAATTAGGGTTAAACATTTGTATCATCATTTATAACAATTGAATAATATCTGAACTTTTTATTGATGTTAATTTAGCTTTAATTAATTGATGGATTTATTTTTTAATAAACATTACTGTTTCTATATAAATCTATTCATTAAATATTAATATAAACCAATTCATATTCAAAGAAATTGCAATCTGTATTTGCTAATATCTGTGTGTTTAAGTTTAAAATCCAGCTAATTACCATTAGTCACTATAAAACATAGTTAGTTAAGTAATACAAGTAGCAAATTATTTTAAATCTAAATGTTAAAGTTTCACAAATCATTATTGTTTATTACTGTATTAGCTTGTTTTATTGCAGGTATAGCATTTAAAAGCATTAATCGAAAAGATGTTAATAAGGGATTAAAAAGTTATTATACTTCTTACTTTCCGGTTGGAGTTGCAGTAGGCGCAAGAAATCTTTCGGGGCAGTCTGCAGAGTTTATAGTAAAGAACTTTAATAGCATAACTCCAGAAAATGCCATGAAAATGGGACCAATCCACCCAGAAGAGAATAGATATTTTTGGGCAGAAGCCGACTCAATAGTAAGCTTTGCGCAACATCATAACCTAAAAGTTAGGGGACATAATCTCTGCTGGCATGAGCAAACTCCAAATTGGATGTTTAAAAATGCTGATGGATCTGAAGTGAGTAAAGAGGTTTTATTAAGGCGTTTAAAAGACCATATAAACACGGTTGTTAAACGTTATAAAGGTAAAATTTATGTTTGGGATGTTGTAAATGAAGCTATTGATGATGACAGTACCAAATATTTGCGAAACTCTCAGTGGTATAAAATATGTGGTGAGGATTTCATCATTAAAGCATTTGAATATGCTCACGAAGCAGATCCCGAGGCAAAACTTTTTTATAACGATTATAATACTGAAAGACCAGAGAAAACAGAAAGAGTTTACAGATTAGTAAAATCTTTGGTAGATAAAAAAGTCCCTATCCATGGCGTAGGCTTACAGGGGCACTGGTCTATTTTCGAGCCCTCAGAGCAAGAATTAAGAAACACTATTAATAAGTTTAGTTCTTTAGGTTTAGAGGTACAAATAACAGAATTAGATATGTCTGTTTATAGATGGGAGAAAGAAAGAAGGCCAAAAAGACCAGATGAGTCTGATGAATACACAGCAGAATTACAACAAAAGCAAGCAGAACAGTATCAAAAGGTTTTTCAAATTTTTAGAGATAATAAAGATAAGGTTACGAGTGTAACGTTCTGGAATATTTCTGATAGATATACTTGGCTAGATAATTACCCTGTACCAGGGCGTAAGAATTATCCACTATTATTTGACACTAATTTTCAACCTAAACAAGCATACTGGAGCGTGGTAAATTTTAAATAATAAATAATTTTAAACTCATAGTTTTTTGCTTGTTTTTACTTGCTTTTGTAGATGTTAAGGCAATAGAAATTAGCAATTTATGTTTCATTTAAGAGCGTTAAGGGAGTATCAACTTATTAAAAAAAAATGATGTTAGCCAAGTTTCTGGCTGATAGGACTAAACTTAAAAAAGTTATTAATAATCCTTTTAAAGGGATTAAAAGCACCAGTAAAATACCAAATCATTAAAATAAAGCTTAAGAATACCTAATAAAATATAACAATATGAAACAAAAAAAATGGATGATTGCATTATCGCTAGCTTTGCTTAGTACAGCTGCCTTTAGTCAATCTAAATCAGAAAATGCTCCTATTTTTACGCAAGCAACCTATCAAGGAGATGATCAAATTTATAAAGATAACCCGCTTAAACCAGGCGAGTTTTATAATCCAATTTTGCAAGGTTGCTATCCTGATCCGGCGATTACACGTAAAGGCGATGATTATTACTTGGTAGTATCGTCATTTGCAATGTTTCCAGGAGTGCCTATTTTTCATTCAAAAGATTTAGTAAACTGGAAACAAATTGGTCATGTTTTAGACAGAGTTTCACAGTTAGACGTTCACGATACCGGGATAAGTATGGGGGTTTATGCTCCAGGAATTACTTACAATAAAAATAATGATACTTTTTATATGATTACCACTGCTTTTGCGGGTGGTTTAGGGAATTTTGTAGTAAAAACTAAAGATCCTATGAAAGGATGGAGCGATCCAATTAAATTAAGATTTGATGGAATTGATCCCTCTATTTTCTTTGATGATGATGGGAAAGGTTATGTTGTGCATAATGATGCACCGGCTAAAGGACAGGAGCTATATAATGGTCATAGAGTGATTAAAGTTTGGGATTATGATGTAGAAAAAGATCAAGTTGTTCCCGGTTCTGATAAAATGATTGTAAATGGTGGAGTTGATTTATCAAAAAAACCAATCTGGATAGAAGCACCTCATTTGTATAAAAAAGATGGTCGTTACTTTTTAATGTGTGCAGAAGGGGGGACAGGTGGTTGGCATAGTGAAGTTGTTTTTGTAAGTAATAGCCCTAAAGGCCCATTTATACCAGCCGGAAGTAATCCAATTTTAAGCCAAAGATATTTACCAAGAGACCGTAAAAATAAAGTAGATTGGGCTGGGCATGCTGATTTAGTTTTAGGTCCAGATAACAAATACTATGGCGTATTTTTAGGAATTAGACCAAATGAAAAAGACCGAGTTAATATTGGTAGAGAAACTTTTATTTTACCGGTTGATTGGTCGGGAGATTTTCCTGTATTTGAAAATGGACTTGTTCCAATGGAACCCAAATTAAAAACTCCACAAAGTGTTGAGAATAAAACAGCAAGTAAGGAATTTTTTCCAAATGGTAACTTCACCTATAATGAAAACTTTACTGGAAGCTCCTTAGATTTTAGATGGATTGGTTTAAGAGGTCCTAGAGAAGATTTTATCACATTAACAAAAAAAGGATTGCTAATTAAACCTTTTGAAACCAATGTTAACGAGTTAAAACCTACTTCAACATTGTTTTATCGTCAACAACATAATACTTTTTCTTTTTCTACCACAGTAGATTTTAAACCTCAATCAGAAAAAAATCTAGCTGGAATTGTTTGTTTACAAAACGAAAAATTTAATTATGTATTTGGAATTACTACAAATGGAAAAGATAGATACTTAGTGCTTCAAAGAACTGAAAAAGGAAAATCTATCATATTAAGCAGTGAAAAAATTAGCGCAAAGGGAGTAGTAAATCTTAAAGTAAGTGCAAAAGGAGATCAATATCAATTTAGTTACTCTGTTGATAATATCAATTGGATTAATTCTGGAACAGTAGTTTCTGGAGATATACTTTCAACAAATATGGCTGGCGGATTTACTGGCTGTTTAATTGGTTTATATGCAACTGCATCAAATGATGCTTTTCCAAAACTTAATTGATTATCTTTTTATAACAAATAATTGTATAATATTTAATTTATCATTATAGCTTACAATTAAAAGAATTAGTATATTAAAAATTGGATATATTTCCTCTTAAACCTAAGCTCTCAAAAAAAAGCTTTATTAGCTAACTTATATAGCTAATTTTTTAAAACCTATTATAAATCATCACTAATTAATAAAGATTAGTGCTAAATAATATTAGTCATAATGAAGATTAAGTTGTTAAAATGTTTTTTTATAGCTTCATGGATATTGCTTTTTGTTACAAAAAGTAATGGTCAG
This genomic window contains:
- a CDS encoding sialate O-acetylesterase, with translation MQFKIISIIFLSVLLITKAFAQDKNFHIYLCFGQSNMEGHAKFEAQDTVNVNERFKVMETINCPNLNRTIGNWYTAKPPLTRCHTGLSPADYFGRTLVANLPKNVKVGIINVSVGGCKIELFNKDNFESYVSTSPNWLQNMVKEYDGNPYQKLVDMAKIAQKSGVIKGILMHQGESNTGDTLWTKKVKLVYNNLLKDLKLEESTTPLLAGELVSAEQGGACASMNPIINTLPQTIKNAHIISSKDCEAVSDHLHFSAAGYRKLGARYAEKMLSLQGIRLQVE
- a CDS encoding endo-1,4-beta-xylanase — its product is MGVAVRPQDFKGEEAKLILSQFNSITAENVMKMGPIHPIENKFYWKDADEIVDFAQKNKLKVRGHALCWHAQTPRWLYVDQEGKTVSKDVLLKRLENHIDSVVTRYKGKIYAYDVVNEAIDDGQNTYRKSKLYEIAGEDFIAKSFEYAHKADPKAVLFYNDYNTEIPAKREKIYTMLKSLLAKGVPIHGVGLQAHWSINSPTREELEKSIEMFSSLGLQIQFTELDVSVYAGRQGGQLSNGSRKIEEAVFTPEMEQQQLEKYQMIFEVFRKYKKNITGVTFWNLSDKYSWLDGRGRKNYPLLFDKELKPKKAYNAVINF
- a CDS encoding endo-1,4-beta-xylanase, with translation MLKFHKSLLFITVLACFIAGIAFKSINRKDVNKGLKSYYTSYFPVGVAVGARNLSGQSAEFIVKNFNSITPENAMKMGPIHPEENRYFWAEADSIVSFAQHHNLKVRGHNLCWHEQTPNWMFKNADGSEVSKEVLLRRLKDHINTVVKRYKGKIYVWDVVNEAIDDDSTKYLRNSQWYKICGEDFIIKAFEYAHEADPEAKLFYNDYNTERPEKTERVYRLVKSLVDKKVPIHGVGLQGHWSIFEPSEQELRNTINKFSSLGLEVQITELDMSVYRWEKERRPKRPDESDEYTAELQQKQAEQYQKVFQIFRDNKDKVTSVTFWNISDRYTWLDNYPVPGRKNYPLLFDTNFQPKQAYWSVVNFK
- a CDS encoding glycoside hydrolase family 43 protein — translated: MKQKKWMIALSLALLSTAAFSQSKSENAPIFTQATYQGDDQIYKDNPLKPGEFYNPILQGCYPDPAITRKGDDYYLVVSSFAMFPGVPIFHSKDLVNWKQIGHVLDRVSQLDVHDTGISMGVYAPGITYNKNNDTFYMITTAFAGGLGNFVVKTKDPMKGWSDPIKLRFDGIDPSIFFDDDGKGYVVHNDAPAKGQELYNGHRVIKVWDYDVEKDQVVPGSDKMIVNGGVDLSKKPIWIEAPHLYKKDGRYFLMCAEGGTGGWHSEVVFVSNSPKGPFIPAGSNPILSQRYLPRDRKNKVDWAGHADLVLGPDNKYYGVFLGIRPNEKDRVNIGRETFILPVDWSGDFPVFENGLVPMEPKLKTPQSVENKTASKEFFPNGNFTYNENFTGSSLDFRWIGLRGPREDFITLTKKGLLIKPFETNVNELKPTSTLFYRQQHNTFSFSTTVDFKPQSEKNLAGIVCLQNEKFNYVFGITTNGKDRYLVLQRTEKGKSIILSSEKISAKGVVNLKVSAKGDQYQFSYSVDNINWINSGTVVSGDILSTNMAGGFTGCLIGLYATASNDAFPKLN